From Fusobacterium sp. DD2:
CAAGTATCACCTTTTTATTTTACTTTATTTAGCAGAAAAATCTGATTTTCCACCTGTTTTAGAGATGAGCTTAATCTCTCCTATCTCCATATGCTTATCTATAGCTTTGCACATATCATAGATAGTTAACGCTGCAGTAGATACAGCTGTTAATGCTTCCATTTCAACTCCAGTAGGGCCAGTTGTTTTAACAGTGGCCTCTATTAAAATCCTATCTTCTTTAATTTCAAAATTTATATCAGCTCCAGTAAGAAGGATATTATGGCACATTGGAATAATATCCCAGGTCTTTTTAGCACCACATATGCCACCTACCTGAGCTACTGCAAGGACATCTCCTTTTTTCATCTTTCCTTCCACTACTTTTTTAACAGTGTCTGGATTCATCTTAATATACCCACGTGCAACAGCACATCTTTTAGTATCTTTTTTTTCTGAGACATCTACCATTCTGGCCTGTCCATTTTCATTAAAATGTGTAAATTCCATATTATTACCTACTTTCCAAATCCACAGTTAGGGTAAGTACAAATATCACAGCTTTGACAAAGTCCACCGTTACCATATTGCATAAT
This genomic window contains:
- the moaC gene encoding cyclic pyranopterin monophosphate synthase MoaC, whose translation is MEFTHFNENGQARMVDVSEKKDTKRCAVARGYIKMNPDTVKKVVEGKMKKGDVLAVAQVGGICGAKKTWDIIPMCHNILLTGADINFEIKEDRILIEATVKTTGPTGVEMEALTAVSTAALTIYDMCKAIDKHMEIGEIKLISKTGGKSDFSAK